In the genome of Pediococcus claussenii ATCC BAA-344, one region contains:
- a CDS encoding universal stress protein, which translates to MLQQYKNILAPVDGSKATETVLDRAIEVAKRNDTHLDILNVLEVNQFSDTYGGAVSGDVIYKLSEDVQDRLEKLKKRAEDAGVKDVSVHIRFGNPKPVIAKEFPTDHHNELIMIGSTGLNALERFMVGSVATYVTRNAICDVLVVKPDMADEQK; encoded by the coding sequence ATGTTACAACAATATAAAAATATTCTAGCACCAGTTGACGGATCAAAAGCAACTGAAACAGTCCTTGATCGTGCAATCGAAGTAGCCAAAAGAAATGACACTCACCTCGATATCCTGAACGTTTTGGAAGTCAATCAATTCAGTGATACTTACGGTGGTGCTGTTAGTGGCGACGTGATCTATAAACTTTCAGAAGATGTTCAAGATCGCCTTGAAAAACTGAAGAAAAGGGCTGAGGATGCTGGAGTAAAAGATGTGAGTGTTCACATTCGATTTGGTAACCCTAAGCCAGTTATCGCTAAGGAATTCCCCACTGATCATCACAACGAACTTATCATGATTGGTTCAACCGGCTTAAACGCCTTAGAACGTTTCATGGTTGGATCTGTTGCAACATATGTAACACGCAATGCCATTTGTGATGTCTTAGTTGTTAAGCCTGACATGGCTGATGAGCAAAAATAA
- a CDS encoding TetR/AcrR family transcriptional regulator: MYSDKIFTIKADKRNAITNALLTEFSNYSLADSQVARIVKDANISRGAFYNYFKDLSEAYQYLYGLALKDIHSNITHNPTLSSVDFVNEVRSFLKSTEKSTYYHFIQMHYRYNESYVAKRVVPADSQNNIHWAQTVLSHEVIRDSLLQPSTTNDRLKQLSFVLEKLED, encoded by the coding sequence ATGTATTCAGATAAAATTTTTACTATCAAAGCTGATAAAAGAAATGCTATAACTAACGCCCTCTTAACAGAATTCTCTAACTACTCCTTAGCCGATTCGCAAGTTGCTCGAATTGTAAAAGACGCTAATATTTCTCGGGGTGCATTTTATAACTATTTTAAAGACCTTTCAGAAGCCTATCAATATCTTTATGGTCTTGCCTTAAAGGATATTCATTCCAATATTACCCATAATCCCACACTAAGCTCAGTGGATTTTGTTAATGAAGTTCGCTCTTTCTTAAAGAGCACCGAAAAAAGCACCTATTATCACTTTATACAAATGCACTATCGCTATAACGAATCCTATGTTGCAAAAAGAGTCGTCCCCGCAGACTCCCAAAACAATATTCATTGGGCGCAGACGGTTTTATCACACGAGGTAATTCGGGACTCATTACTTCAACCTTCAACAACTAATGACCGATTAAAACAATTAAGCTTCGTTTTAGAAAAACTGGAGGATTAA
- a CDS encoding ABC transporter ATP-binding protein: MTNIKIENVNQIYGKGSAEVKVLHDVNFEAHSGSLNLILGPSGSGKSTFLTIAGGLRTPTSGNIIVDDINYRQSSKKSLEKLRLNEIGFVLQNYRLLPFLNVLEQFKLVDKVKSTGNISSKELESLLESLGIKDLTNKYPTELSGGQQQRVAIARALYPNPSIILADEPTASLDSKRVKEVGRQLADLAHQQNKIVIVVTHDLRLKEFADQKFEINDGYLTKIN; the protein is encoded by the coding sequence ATGACAAATATTAAAATAGAAAATGTAAATCAAATTTATGGCAAAGGCAGTGCCGAGGTTAAAGTTCTACATGATGTAAACTTTGAAGCACATTCTGGTTCATTAAATTTAATTTTAGGGCCCAGTGGCTCAGGAAAAAGTACCTTTTTAACAATCGCTGGAGGGTTGCGAACACCAACTAGCGGAAATATAATTGTTGATGATATAAACTATAGGCAGAGTTCGAAAAAAAGCCTAGAAAAATTACGACTCAACGAAATCGGCTTCGTACTTCAAAATTATCGTTTGCTTCCTTTCCTAAACGTTCTCGAACAATTTAAACTTGTGGACAAAGTAAAATCTACTGGTAATATTAGCTCTAAGGAACTGGAATCTTTATTAGAAAGTCTCGGTATCAAAGATTTAACAAACAAATACCCTACCGAACTATCTGGTGGGCAGCAACAACGCGTTGCAATTGCACGAGCACTATATCCTAACCCATCAATCATTCTGGCCGACGAACCAACAGCGTCTCTAGATAGTAAGCGCGTTAAAGAGGTTGGGCGCCAATTAGCAGATCTAGCTCATCAGCAAAATAAAATTGTTATTGTAGTTACACATGACCTACGCTTGAAAGAATTTGCCGACCAAAAATTTGAAATCAATGACGGATACCTCACAAAAATTAATTAA
- a CDS encoding RluA family pseudouridine synthase, which translates to MEWTYHRILNERYKVTPLRTLLKENWWLTKKQIHFLRINHNVLVNGNYVPINNLVRPGDRIELKFDSQTIDTPIPPFLADDSVKLDIIFEMNDFLVVNKPAGYKTHSNQPGELNSIMNFLTSYLDPVIPYNVHRLDQATSGALLVAKNPVVLPILNQQISKKIIKRSYLALVEGGLTQTSGTIDFPIGIDPKDQRKRKIGGPHSLSAITHYQVLSSTNNRSLVQLDLETGRTHQIRLHLAAIGHPIIGDPLYSNIKSEHMLLHSWKIKVPIPFTLDCIQLSAGLPQYFKSHIK; encoded by the coding sequence TTGGAATGGACTTATCACCGCATACTAAACGAAAGATACAAGGTCACACCTTTACGGACTCTGCTAAAGGAAAACTGGTGGCTAACGAAAAAACAAATCCATTTTTTACGAATAAATCATAATGTACTCGTCAATGGAAATTATGTTCCCATCAATAATTTAGTTCGTCCTGGAGACCGGATTGAACTAAAATTCGACAGTCAAACCATTGATACACCAATTCCACCGTTTCTAGCCGATGATAGTGTCAAACTTGATATTATTTTTGAAATGAATGATTTCTTGGTTGTTAATAAGCCTGCCGGGTATAAAACGCATTCTAATCAACCTGGGGAACTAAATAGCATAATGAATTTTTTAACAAGCTATCTTGATCCAGTTATTCCTTACAACGTTCATAGGTTGGATCAGGCGACAAGTGGTGCATTGCTAGTCGCCAAAAACCCGGTTGTTCTACCAATTTTAAATCAACAAATTTCAAAAAAAATAATCAAGAGATCATATTTGGCACTCGTTGAAGGTGGTTTAACGCAAACTAGTGGCACCATCGATTTTCCTATTGGGATTGACCCTAAAGACCAACGTAAAAGAAAAATCGGTGGCCCACACTCCTTGTCAGCCATTACACATTATCAGGTTCTTAGTTCCACTAATAATAGATCCCTTGTTCAATTAGATTTGGAAACCGGTCGAACACATCAAATTCGACTTCACTTAGCTGCAATAGGTCATCCAATAATTGGCGATCCACTGTATTCGAACATAAAATCCGAACATATGTTATTACATTCATGGAAGATTAAAGTCCCCATCCCTTTTACATTGGATTGCATTCAACTATCCGCAGGGCTTCCCCAATATTTCAAATCCCATATTAAGTAA
- a CDS encoding phosphoketolase: MTDYSSKEYFDNLTKFWRAANYLSVGQLYLKDNPLLKRDLEENDVKVHPIGHWGTIPGQNFLYAHLNRVINKYNVNMFYIEGPGHGGQVMVSNSYLDGSYTETYPAITQDEEGMKKLFKQFSWPGGVASHAAPVTPGSIHEGGELGYSLAHGVGAILDNPDQIAAVVIGDGEAETGPLAASWNHNRFINPINDGAVLPILDINGYKLSNPTLTSRMSDGDLAEFFKSLHWDPMFVEGDDAEKMNPEMAKVMDKTVEKIQAIQKNARDNNDTTLPDWPVIVFRSPKGWTGPKTWDGKVIEGTFRAHQIPIPVDQADMQHSDSLVKWLRSYGPDDLFNEDGSVKAEIAAIAPKGKKRMAANPITNGGIDPKDLSLPDYRDYAVDVSKRGVTEKQDMIVWSDYLRDVVKKNPTNFRMFGPDETMSNRLYGLFEATNRQWLDPIKKDWDEALAPAGRILDSQLSEHSAEAWLEAYTLTGRHGIFTSYEAFLRVVDSMITQHFKWIRKADELEWRHDYPSLNIVSTSTSFQQDHNGYTHQDPGILTHLAEKKPEFIREYLPADANSLLAVSPKIMNDRQKVNLLITSKQPRPQFYSIDEAEELVDKGLGIIDWASTDNGKEPDVVFAAAGTEPNMESLAAINILHDQFPDLKIRFINVIDLLKLQSPKLNSHGISDEEFDHYFTKDKPVIFAFHGFEDLIRSIFFDRHNHNLHVHGYREEGDITTPFDMRVLNELDRFHLAQDAINSIPDYDEKGSEFVQEMDNELEKHYQYIRDNGDDLPEVKNWVWKDLK, translated from the coding sequence ATGACAGACTATTCATCTAAAGAGTATTTTGATAACTTGACTAAGTTTTGGCGTGCTGCTAATTACTTATCAGTTGGACAATTATATTTGAAAGACAACCCGCTACTTAAGCGCGATTTGGAAGAAAACGATGTAAAAGTACATCCAATTGGACATTGGGGAACTATTCCTGGACAAAACTTCTTATATGCACACCTTAACCGTGTGATTAACAAGTACAATGTAAACATGTTCTATATTGAAGGACCAGGTCACGGTGGACAAGTTATGGTGTCAAACTCATATCTTGATGGTTCTTACACAGAAACATATCCTGCAATTACACAGGATGAAGAAGGTATGAAGAAGCTATTTAAGCAATTTTCATGGCCAGGCGGGGTTGCATCACATGCTGCTCCTGTTACACCAGGTTCAATCCATGAGGGTGGCGAACTTGGGTATTCACTTGCTCATGGCGTTGGAGCTATTCTTGATAATCCAGACCAGATCGCTGCAGTTGTGATCGGTGATGGTGAAGCTGAAACTGGTCCATTAGCTGCTTCGTGGAATCACAATCGATTCATTAATCCAATTAATGATGGAGCTGTCCTTCCAATTTTGGATATTAATGGTTATAAGTTAAGTAACCCAACTCTTACAAGTCGGATGTCGGATGGAGACTTGGCTGAATTTTTCAAGAGTCTTCACTGGGATCCAATGTTTGTTGAGGGTGATGATGCTGAAAAGATGAATCCTGAAATGGCTAAGGTAATGGATAAGACTGTAGAGAAGATTCAGGCTATTCAGAAGAACGCCCGTGATAATAACGATACAACCCTTCCTGATTGGCCCGTAATTGTATTTCGTTCACCTAAGGGCTGGACTGGTCCAAAGACTTGGGATGGCAAGGTAATTGAAGGTACATTCCGTGCCCACCAAATTCCAATTCCAGTAGATCAAGCTGATATGCAGCATTCTGATTCATTGGTTAAATGGTTGCGCTCATACGGTCCAGATGACCTCTTTAATGAAGATGGTAGCGTAAAGGCTGAAATTGCAGCTATTGCACCAAAGGGTAAGAAACGAATGGCCGCTAACCCAATCACTAATGGCGGAATTGATCCTAAAGATTTGTCGCTACCTGATTATCGAGACTATGCGGTTGATGTTTCTAAACGTGGTGTAACTGAAAAGCAGGATATGATTGTTTGGTCAGATTATCTTCGTGATGTTGTTAAGAAGAATCCAACAAACTTTAGAATGTTTGGCCCTGATGAGACAATGTCCAACCGGCTTTATGGTTTGTTTGAAGCAACAAATCGCCAGTGGTTAGATCCAATCAAGAAAGATTGGGATGAAGCATTGGCACCAGCGGGTCGTATTTTGGATTCACAATTGTCAGAACACTCAGCTGAAGCGTGGCTTGAAGCATATACTTTAACTGGTCGTCATGGAATCTTTACTAGTTATGAGGCCTTCTTGCGCGTAGTTGATTCAATGATCACGCAACACTTCAAGTGGATTCGTAAGGCCGACGAACTAGAGTGGCGCCATGACTATCCTTCATTGAATATTGTTTCAACGTCAACTAGTTTCCAACAAGATCATAATGGTTACACTCATCAAGATCCAGGTATCTTGACTCACTTGGCTGAAAAGAAGCCAGAGTTCATTCGTGAATATTTACCAGCTGATGCCAACTCATTGTTAGCTGTCAGTCCTAAGATCATGAATGATCGTCAAAAGGTTAACTTGTTAATCACTTCAAAACAACCTCGTCCACAGTTCTATTCAATTGATGAAGCTGAAGAGTTGGTTGACAAGGGGCTTGGTATTATTGATTGGGCAAGTACTGATAATGGTAAGGAACCGGATGTTGTGTTTGCTGCAGCTGGTACCGAACCTAATATGGAAAGTTTGGCAGCAATTAACATTTTGCATGACCAATTCCCTGATTTGAAGATTCGCTTTATCAATGTTATTGATTTATTGAAGCTTCAAAGTCCAAAACTTAATTCACATGGTATAAGTGATGAAGAATTTGATCATTACTTTACAAAAGATAAGCCAGTTATCTTCGCATTCCATGGTTTTGAAGACCTAATTCGTTCAATCTTCTTTGATCGTCATAACCATAACTTACATGTGCATGGTTATCGTGAAGAGGGTGACATTACAACTCCATTCGATATGCGTGTGTTGAATGAATTGGATCGTTTCCACTTAGCTCAGGATGCTATTAATTCAATTCCTGACTACGACGAAAAGGGCTCAGAATTTGTTCAAGAAATGGACAATGAGCTTGAAAAACATTACCAATACATCCGTGATAACGGTGATGATCTTCCAGAAGTTAAGAACTGGGTTTGGAAAGATTTAAAATAA
- a CDS encoding GntR family transcriptional regulator has protein sequence MDDLIYKQIIRDLEKRIFNNEFPAMRLPDERSLSTEYDVSRSSIKRALSRMAREGIVFKKRGSGTFINPLYLKSKSSFNYDEGSNLGVTDSLKSEGKKPGIRVLDFSVVPATAEMQTDLFLNPDDFVYQIRRLRLLDDEPIMIETGYIPIKIVPELTRDIVGKSIFNYVEKAKGQEITKSFLSITADPSNEEDQRLLGLKPNEPVGVMAGIFFMADGTPFEISNMRMHYKQMKYTTFVSVD, from the coding sequence ATGGACGATCTTATTTATAAACAAATTATTCGTGATTTAGAAAAACGTATTTTCAATAATGAATTTCCGGCAATGCGATTACCGGATGAACGTTCTCTTTCAACAGAGTATGATGTTAGTCGAAGTTCAATAAAAAGAGCTTTGAGTAGGATGGCACGTGAAGGCATTGTGTTTAAGAAACGAGGGTCTGGAACGTTTATCAATCCCCTGTATCTAAAAAGTAAATCATCTTTTAATTATGATGAAGGATCTAATCTAGGTGTTACGGATAGCTTAAAGTCTGAGGGGAAAAAGCCCGGAATTAGGGTGTTAGATTTTTCTGTCGTGCCCGCAACCGCTGAGATGCAAACAGATTTATTTCTGAACCCAGACGATTTTGTATATCAGATTCGGAGACTACGTCTGTTAGATGATGAACCCATTATGATTGAAACAGGCTATATTCCAATTAAGATTGTTCCTGAGTTAACAAGGGATATTGTGGGAAAATCAATCTTTAACTATGTTGAGAAAGCTAAGGGGCAGGAAATCACAAAGTCATTCCTATCAATTACCGCAGATCCATCTAATGAAGAGGATCAAAGATTATTAGGATTAAAGCCTAATGAACCAGTTGGGGTGATGGCAGGTATTTTTTTCATGGCGGATGGGACACCATTTGAGATTTCAAATATGCGAATGCATTATAAACAGATGAAATATACGACGTTTGTGTCGGTAGATTAA
- the ybaK gene encoding Cys-tRNA(Pro) deacylase yields the protein MAKKKKKDKITKTLVEQILEKHNIGYEQFIFPTYQEGDVKQLSVDHLDADEHTIYKTLALIGNKTGPLIGVVPIDEHLSYKKLASVSGNKKVGMIPLKDLVATTGYEHGANTPIGIYETKHFPIYVSEIAKKQGKIIVSSGKIGRSVKIDSNDLIKLVRGTFADITE from the coding sequence ATCGCAAAGAAAAAGAAAAAAGATAAAATCACGAAAACATTAGTAGAACAAATCCTAGAAAAACATAATATTGGATATGAACAGTTCATTTTTCCAACTTACCAAGAAGGCGACGTTAAACAGCTATCTGTAGACCACTTGGATGCAGATGAACACACCATTTACAAAACATTGGCACTGATTGGAAACAAAACTGGCCCTCTCATTGGCGTAGTACCAATTGACGAACATCTAAGTTATAAAAAGCTTGCTAGTGTATCTGGAAATAAAAAAGTGGGCATGATTCCCCTAAAAGATTTAGTGGCAACAACCGGTTATGAACACGGGGCAAATACCCCAATCGGGATTTATGAGACTAAACACTTCCCTATTTACGTTTCAGAAATCGCCAAAAAGCAGGGTAAAATAATCGTTTCATCAGGTAAAATTGGACGTTCAGTAAAAATAGACTCAAATGACCTTATCAAGTTAGTCCGCGGAACCTTCGCTGATATAACCGAATAA
- a CDS encoding DUF1003 domain-containing protein: MKKKQQYKCLVDNKETELLNGMFFNDLSSGIKRLIKKDYPRVKDTDFICSEHLIHYRLVNIDNMYKRDMHQNAKLNNKLTGVMENDKYQIIDVSEKLQKSLTFGQRVADAVAHFGGSWTFIISFILIMIIWIIINLLHVFGVSFDPYPFILLNLFLSMVAAIQAPLILMSQNRSDEYEQMQSQNDYHVNLKSEEEIRMLHSKLDHLIQQDQPNLLEIQRIQTEMLASIERQVSELREKENNSESDDN, translated from the coding sequence ATGAAGAAAAAGCAACAATATAAATGCTTAGTTGATAATAAGGAAACAGAACTCTTGAATGGCATGTTTTTTAACGACTTAAGTTCGGGCATCAAAAGGCTGATCAAGAAGGATTATCCACGAGTAAAGGATACTGATTTTATTTGTAGTGAGCATCTAATTCATTATCGTTTAGTAAACATTGATAACATGTACAAAAGAGATATGCACCAAAATGCAAAATTAAACAACAAACTTACAGGTGTAATGGAAAATGATAAATACCAGATTATTGATGTAAGTGAAAAACTGCAAAAATCACTAACTTTTGGGCAACGTGTTGCAGACGCTGTTGCGCACTTTGGCGGTAGTTGGACGTTCATTATTTCCTTCATTTTGATCATGATCATTTGGATTATTATTAATCTTTTACATGTTTTTGGGGTAAGCTTTGATCCTTACCCATTCATTTTGTTAAATCTTTTTTTGAGTATGGTTGCAGCGATACAGGCACCATTAATTTTGATGAGCCAAAATAGATCAGATGAATATGAGCAAATGCAATCACAAAACGATTATCACGTGAATTTAAAATCTGAAGAGGAAATCAGAATGTTACACTCAAAACTGGACCATCTAATTCAGCAAGACCAACCTAATTTACTTGAAATTCAGAGAATTCAAACTGAGATGTTAGCATCAATCGAGCGACAAGTTAGTGAATTAAGGGAAAAAGAAAATAACTCTGAATCAGATGATAATTAG
- a CDS encoding DUF1836 domain-containing protein, producing the protein MSDYQSFEKWIKRVHDVKLPHWDELPKFDLYMDQMIALVNGYLTPLGLEPVTPSMVNNYVKHNIIVAPVKKKYQVMQIADILLVMLLKQNFSTEDIRIGIDRITATDFPKQAFDKYIDLINAKLQQIGTEHMIAFTDNLTDRLMEVTANGIVNQLESNQLVKIIESSKEHQPTKLK; encoded by the coding sequence ATGAGTGACTATCAATCATTTGAAAAATGGATAAAAAGGGTTCATGATGTAAAACTACCGCATTGGGATGAATTACCAAAGTTTGATCTTTATATGGATCAGATGATTGCGCTGGTGAATGGTTATTTGACACCGTTGGGATTGGAACCAGTGACACCATCGATGGTTAATAATTATGTAAAGCATAACATCATTGTGGCTCCAGTTAAAAAGAAGTATCAAGTTATGCAAATTGCAGATATTCTACTGGTTATGTTGCTGAAACAGAACTTTTCAACCGAAGATATTAGAATTGGAATTGATCGAATTACGGCAACTGATTTTCCTAAACAGGCTTTCGATAAGTATATTGATTTAATTAACGCCAAGTTACAACAAATTGGCACTGAACATATGATTGCATTCACTGATAATTTAACGGATCGTTTGATGGAAGTGACGGCAAACGGGATTGTCAATCAACTAGAATCAAATCAACTTGTAAAAATTATAGAATCATCAAAGGAACATCAACCAACTAAGTTAAAGTAG